The proteins below are encoded in one region of Flavobacterium nackdongense:
- a CDS encoding DUF1599 domain-containing protein, which produces MNITSQQYDSVIAICRALFINKMKDYGSAWRILRLPSLTDQIFIKAQRIRSLQENEVRKVDEDETGEFIGIINYSIMALIQLELGVVDQPDLNVEEATQLYDEKVQLTKELMEAKNHDYGEAWREMRVSSLTDLILQKLLRVKQIEDNKGKTLVSEGIDANYQDMINYAVFALILSPLTPKGGTPKL; this is translated from the coding sequence ATGAACATAACTTCGCAACAATACGATAGCGTAATTGCAATTTGCCGAGCGCTATTTATCAATAAAATGAAAGATTACGGCAGTGCTTGGCGTATTTTGAGATTGCCGTCGCTAACCGATCAAATATTTATCAAAGCACAACGTATAAGAAGTTTACAAGAAAACGAAGTTCGAAAAGTAGACGAAGACGAAACTGGAGAATTTATAGGAATCATCAATTATTCGATAATGGCGCTGATTCAGTTAGAGTTGGGCGTGGTCGATCAACCGGATTTAAATGTAGAAGAAGCCACTCAATTATATGACGAAAAAGTACAATTGACCAAAGAATTGATGGAAGCCAAAAACCACGATTACGGTGAAGCTTGGCGCGAAATGCGTGTGAGTTCTTTGACAGATTTGATTCTTCAAAAATTACTTCGTGTGAAACAAATCGAAGATAATAAAGGAAAAACTTTAGTCTCAGAAGGTATCGATGCCAATTATCAGGATATGATAAATTATGCGGTTTTTGCGTTGATATTAAGCCCCCTAACCCCCAAAGGGGGAACTCCAAAATTGTAA
- the tpiA gene encoding triose-phosphate isomerase: MRKKIVAGNWKMHKNATQTAELLNELKTQVSKEDNKEVIVAPTFVNLVLATSLLESTPIQVAAQNMHQAESGAYTGEIAADMLKSVGVNTVILGHSERRAIFHESDALIASKVDTALQHDMTVIFCFGEELKDRQSKNHFNIVENQLKDGLFHLQAKDWEKIVLAYEPVWAIGTGETASPEQAQEMHEFIRETVRKAFGSDIAEDVSILYGGSVKPDNAKEIFSKPDVDGGLIGGAALNAKDFMAIVNAI; the protein is encoded by the coding sequence ATGAGAAAGAAGATTGTTGCAGGAAACTGGAAAATGCATAAAAATGCCACTCAAACTGCAGAATTATTAAACGAATTAAAAACTCAAGTTTCGAAAGAAGATAACAAAGAAGTAATTGTAGCACCTACATTTGTCAATTTGGTGTTGGCCACTAGCCTTTTGGAGTCAACTCCAATCCAAGTAGCTGCACAAAATATGCACCAAGCCGAAAGTGGCGCTTACACTGGCGAAATCGCAGCCGATATGCTTAAAAGTGTTGGGGTAAATACGGTAATTCTTGGGCATTCAGAACGAAGAGCTATTTTTCACGAATCGGATGCCTTGATTGCTAGCAAAGTGGACACGGCTTTGCAACACGATATGACTGTTATTTTTTGCTTTGGCGAAGAATTGAAAGACCGTCAATCGAAAAACCATTTCAATATCGTTGAAAACCAATTGAAAGATGGTTTGTTTCATCTTCAAGCCAAAGATTGGGAAAAAATCGTTTTGGCATACGAACCAGTTTGGGCTATTGGAACAGGCGAAACGGCTAGTCCAGAACAAGCGCAAGAAATGCACGAATTCATCAGAGAAACGGTTCGCAAAGCTTTTGGAAGCGATATCGCCGAAGATGTTTCTATCCTTTATGGTGGAAGTGTAAAACCAGACAACGCCAAAGAAATTTTCTCTAAACCAGATGTAGACGGCGGTCTAATTGGTGGAGCAGCGCTTAACGCCAAAGATTTTATGGCAATCGTAAACGCTATCTAA
- a CDS encoding NRAMP family divalent metal transporter, with amino-acid sequence MNNKAKLKNKLGSFWKLLGPGLVTGASDDDPSGIATYSQAGAAYGLSTLWTALIAFPLMTAIQQMCARIGLVTSHGLTGALKNNYPRPILYLMLLFSFPAIVLNIGADIAGMGAVGNLLFPSIDSTYFSVLFTAILLGFIIYLPYQKIAAILKYLCIVMLVYFIVPFLYKQDLIQILQSTLIPTVKFDKEFMSVLVGILGTTISPYLFFWQASMEVEERNKIENKKHLIVNKKIIQEINEDVDFGMTFSGFVMYFIILTTGTVLYAGGIHQIDTVEQAAIALKPLAGNLSYLLFAVGIIGTGLIAIPVLSGSLSYIITETFGWEQGLDKKFHEAKAFYTIIGISLLLGLSLNYIGFSPVKALIYTAILYGLTAPVLIAVILHISNNRKVMGRFTNTKIANFFGFTTLLVMTAAAVTLLFLQLTTD; translated from the coding sequence ATGAATAATAAAGCAAAATTAAAAAACAAACTCGGGAGTTTTTGGAAACTTCTTGGACCAGGGCTTGTAACTGGAGCGAGTGACGATGATCCATCAGGAATAGCTACCTATTCGCAAGCTGGCGCTGCCTATGGGCTTTCGACTTTATGGACCGCCTTGATTGCCTTTCCGTTAATGACAGCTATTCAGCAAATGTGCGCCAGAATTGGTCTAGTAACTTCTCACGGATTGACGGGCGCGTTAAAAAATAATTATCCTAGACCGATTTTGTACCTTATGCTTTTATTCAGTTTTCCGGCCATTGTATTGAATATTGGTGCGGATATTGCTGGAATGGGAGCGGTTGGAAATCTATTATTTCCATCAATCGATTCAACTTATTTTAGCGTTTTGTTCACGGCAATTCTATTGGGTTTTATTATTTACCTCCCATATCAAAAAATTGCTGCAATACTAAAATACCTTTGCATCGTGATGTTGGTATATTTCATTGTGCCTTTTTTATACAAGCAGGACCTAATTCAAATTCTCCAGTCCACTTTAATTCCCACGGTAAAATTTGACAAGGAATTTATGAGCGTGCTCGTTGGTATTCTTGGAACAACGATTTCTCCCTATCTTTTTTTTTGGCAAGCCTCTATGGAAGTAGAAGAAAGAAATAAAATAGAGAACAAAAAACATCTGATAGTAAACAAAAAGATTATTCAGGAAATAAATGAAGATGTTGATTTTGGGATGACTTTTTCTGGTTTTGTAATGTATTTTATCATTTTGACTACAGGAACGGTTTTGTATGCAGGAGGCATTCATCAGATTGACACAGTAGAGCAAGCAGCAATTGCTTTGAAGCCATTGGCAGGGAATTTGTCTTATCTTCTTTTTGCTGTCGGAATAATTGGTACCGGACTTATTGCTATTCCGGTTTTGAGTGGTTCACTTTCCTACATTATAACAGAAACTTTTGGATGGGAGCAGGGGCTTGATAAAAAGTTCCACGAAGCCAAAGCATTTTATACCATTATTGGAATTTCTTTACTTTTGGGATTATCACTAAATTATATCGGTTTTTCGCCTGTTAAGGCATTGATCTATACTGCTATTCTTTATGGACTTACTGCCCCAGTCCTAATTGCAGTCATTCTTCATATTTCGAATAATAGAAAAGTGATGGGGCGATTCACAAATACTAAAATTGCAAACTTTTTTGGTTTCACTACTCTTCTAGTGATGACGGCTGCCGCTGTGACTTTACTTTTTTTGCAGTTAACGACGGATTAA
- a CDS encoding MlaE family ABC transporter permease, with translation MKTISKIIESFKTFLLDIGELSQFAARFFKEVFKRPCEFKEFLRQCYNMGNRSLLLVAVTGFIIGLVFTLQSRPTLQQFGAVSWMPSMVSISIIREIGPIITALICAGRIGSGIGAELGSMRVTEQIDAMEVSGTNPFKYLVVTRILATTLMLPILVFFGDIIALYGSYLVENTKGNVSFLLYFNKVAEALEFGDLIPATIKTFFFGFAIGLVGCFKGYNCKKGTAGVGLAANSAVVFTSMLLFIIDFVAVFITDIFYDL, from the coding sequence ATGAAAACTATTTCTAAAATAATCGAATCATTTAAGACTTTCCTTCTTGATATTGGAGAACTTTCTCAGTTTGCAGCTCGTTTTTTTAAAGAAGTTTTCAAACGCCCTTGCGAATTCAAAGAATTTCTAAGGCAATGCTACAATATGGGAAACCGTTCCCTCCTCTTGGTAGCCGTCACCGGTTTTATCATCGGATTAGTTTTTACCTTACAATCAAGACCAACCTTACAGCAATTTGGAGCTGTATCTTGGATGCCTTCTATGGTCAGCATTTCGATTATTCGAGAAATTGGTCCCATCATAACCGCCCTAATTTGTGCAGGACGAATTGGTTCTGGAATTGGAGCCGAATTAGGTTCGATGCGAGTGACCGAACAAATCGACGCGATGGAAGTTTCGGGAACAAATCCTTTCAAGTATTTGGTTGTGACAAGAATTTTGGCGACTACGCTAATGCTTCCTATTCTGGTGTTTTTTGGCGATATAATTGCACTTTATGGTTCGTACCTTGTTGAAAACACCAAAGGAAATGTTTCATTTTTATTGTATTTCAATAAAGTAGCCGAAGCTTTGGAATTTGGTGATTTGATTCCTGCCACTATAAAGACTTTCTTCTTTGGCTTCGCCATCGGATTGGTCGGTTGTTTCAAAGGGTATAATTGCAAAAAAGGTACAGCAGGTGTCGGACTTGCCGCCAATTCCGCAGTAGTTTTCACCTCGATGCTGCTTTTTATAATCGATTTTGTTGCCGTTTTTATAACCGATATTTTTTATGATTTATAA
- a CDS encoding Smr/MutS family protein: protein MFNKGDQVSVLDEDVNGVVLSVKDRQITIETTDGFVMTYFVNELIKTHNSNNLMKSIGRIDVVGIAKEKEIPKPRSFVKEKKDKREIPAPEFDLHIEKLVPNKRGMSNYDILTLQTETAKRHIEFAIKNRIPKIVFIHGVGEGVLKSELDFLLGRYDNIAFQDGNYQKYGQGATEVYIKQNSK, encoded by the coding sequence ATGTTCAATAAAGGAGATCAAGTTTCGGTTTTAGACGAAGATGTAAATGGGGTAGTGCTTTCGGTCAAAGACAGGCAAATTACCATAGAAACTACCGATGGATTTGTGATGACTTATTTTGTCAACGAATTAATTAAAACTCATAATTCCAACAACTTAATGAAATCTATCGGAAGAATAGATGTAGTTGGGATAGCTAAGGAAAAAGAAATCCCAAAACCTAGAAGTTTTGTCAAAGAGAAGAAAGATAAACGTGAAATTCCAGCTCCTGAATTCGATTTACACATCGAAAAATTAGTTCCCAACAAACGAGGAATGTCTAATTATGACATCTTAACTTTACAGACCGAAACCGCTAAAAGGCATATTGAATTTGCTATAAAAAACCGCATTCCTAAAATTGTTTTTATCCATGGTGTTGGCGAAGGTGTCTTAAAATCGGAGTTGGATTTTTTGTTAGGACGTTATGATAATATTGCTTTTCAAGACGGGAATTACCAAAAATACGGACAAGGTGCAACCGAAGTTTATATCAAGCAAAACAGTAAATAA
- a CDS encoding ABC transporter ATP-binding protein, producing MEAFSKNNKTIIEIKDLKKSYGDNQVLNGFDMRLVEGENLVIMGKSGSGKSVMIKCLIGLEEPDSGTIKVMDKDISTLKHEELDELRTEVGFLFQGSALYDSMTVRENLEFPLRRHTKKFGVILDTTPLVMEALENVGLAKTIDLMPEELSGGMKRRIALARTLILQPKIILYDEPTTGLDPITAKEIILLMQSVQKKYNTSALIITHDVDCARAISNRMILLVDGINYAEGTFNELIASKDPKIQAFFK from the coding sequence ATGGAAGCCTTCTCAAAAAATAATAAGACCATAATAGAAATCAAAGACCTGAAAAAGAGCTACGGTGACAATCAGGTCTTGAATGGCTTTGATATGCGATTAGTCGAAGGCGAAAACTTGGTGATTATGGGTAAATCTGGTTCCGGAAAATCGGTGATGATAAAATGCTTGATCGGTCTCGAAGAGCCTGATAGCGGAACAATCAAAGTAATGGACAAAGATATTAGCACTTTGAAACACGAAGAACTAGACGAATTGCGTACCGAAGTTGGTTTTCTTTTTCAAGGAAGTGCACTTTATGATTCGATGACCGTTCGAGAAAATCTAGAATTTCCGTTGCGTCGCCATACCAAAAAATTTGGAGTGATACTAGACACCACCCCTTTAGTAATGGAAGCTTTAGAAAATGTAGGTTTAGCCAAAACGATTGATTTAATGCCTGAAGAACTTTCGGGTGGAATGAAACGACGAATTGCACTGGCCAGGACCTTGATTTTACAACCCAAAATCATTCTATACGACGAACCCACGACCGGATTAGACCCCATAACTGCCAAAGAAATTATTTTGCTAATGCAATCCGTTCAAAAAAAATACAACACCTCTGCTTTAATTATCACTCACGATGTGGATTGTGCTCGAGCCATTTCGAATCGCATGATTTTATTAGTCGATGGCATCAATTATGCGGAAGGTACTTTTAATGAATTAATTGCCTCAAAAGACCCAAAAATACAAGCTTTCTTTAAATAA
- a CDS encoding MlaD family protein, translating to MEKTASQKINLGLFVIIGLLIFILAVYFIGQKQNMFGKTNHLETVFNNINGLQLGNSVRYSGISVGTVRGIEMINDTSIRVDMIIDKSIFSYIKKDAIATIGSDGLVGNMIINILPGKGNQASVASGDKIRSFNRIRTEDMLSTLNVTNQNAAALTANLLKITTEIIKGKGTIGTLLNDTSVSKDLAETIRNLRTTTESTSKSILKLNQIIVSLDNKNNVIGVIKDTAVANDFKKTIANLERSSAEINKVVTNLNAAIINIKDGKGAINYLANDPELVRKIDSTMTNINSASIKLNEDLEAMQHNFLLRGYFKKQEKEKAKTQKK from the coding sequence ATGGAAAAAACAGCTTCACAAAAAATAAACCTTGGACTTTTCGTAATCATTGGATTATTGATTTTTATACTCGCCGTTTATTTCATTGGCCAAAAGCAAAATATGTTCGGAAAAACAAATCATTTGGAGACCGTTTTTAACAATATAAACGGCTTACAATTAGGCAATAGCGTTCGGTATTCCGGAATAAGCGTAGGAACTGTACGAGGCATCGAAATGATAAATGACACTAGTATTCGCGTCGATATGATTATAGATAAATCTATTTTTTCCTATATCAAAAAAGATGCAATTGCCACAATTGGCTCCGATGGATTGGTCGGAAATATGATTATTAACATCCTTCCCGGGAAAGGAAACCAAGCCTCAGTAGCATCAGGTGATAAAATTCGTTCCTTCAATCGCATTCGCACCGAAGACATGTTAAGCACATTAAATGTAACCAATCAAAATGCGGCGGCGCTTACGGCAAATTTGCTTAAAATCACTACCGAAATCATCAAAGGAAAAGGAACAATTGGAACGTTACTGAACGACACCAGCGTTTCAAAAGACCTCGCAGAAACCATTCGAAATTTAAGAACAACAACTGAAAGTACTTCTAAATCAATACTTAAGTTAAACCAAATTATAGTATCACTTGATAATAAAAATAACGTGATAGGTGTAATAAAAGATACAGCTGTAGCTAATGATTTTAAAAAAACCATTGCCAATTTAGAGCGATCATCGGCTGAAATCAACAAAGTAGTCACGAATCTCAACGCTGCAATTATCAATATCAAAGACGGGAAAGGAGCCATAAATTATCTAGCAAACGATCCTGAACTTGTTAGAAAAATTGATTCTACAATGACCAATATCAATTCGGCGAGCATTAAACTGAACGAAGATTTAGAAGCCATGCAGCATAATTTTTTACTTCGTGGCTATTTCAAAAAACAGGAAAAAGAAAAAGCTAAAACACAAAAAAAATAG
- a CDS encoding phospholipase D-like domain-containing protein, whose amino-acid sequence MKIVGDFLILFLTDVNTNFVNLIGTFITFQMVSSNKSTAIPQTITLVHSGEDYFSRLEKIILESKFEIHLQTYILDNDSTGQRIISALKLAASRKVKIYILLDGFGSLSFPTEISNELSKMGIEFRIFSPFFSANSLYIGRRLHHKIVVADAKKVLIGGINIAEKYHGTPNEIPWLDYAVEINDDKIAKSLQELCTDLYLKKRFIRRKEIKSVFGTSGGMMVKVLQNDWLKRKNEVFKAYINKISTAKNEIVIVSSYFLPGKKLINTLKNAAQNKVTIKLILSGVSDVPMARRASCHLYSKLLRSNIELYEWKKSVLHGKTAVIDQNWSTIGSFNLNNLSSYASIEMNVAIDSEEFAKDYLTHLTEIIAQCERITPETLTLKYGLVSKLINWLSYWTTRTIEIMVTYLPQKRFRRLY is encoded by the coding sequence ATGAAAATAGTTGGGGATTTTTTAATTTTGTTTCTAACCGATGTAAACACTAATTTCGTAAATTTGATAGGTACTTTTATCACATTTCAAATGGTTTCTTCGAACAAATCTACTGCTATTCCACAAACAATAACACTAGTTCATAGTGGAGAAGATTATTTTTCTCGCCTTGAGAAAATCATTTTAGAATCGAAATTCGAAATTCACCTTCAAACTTATATTTTAGACAACGATTCAACTGGTCAACGAATTATTTCCGCCTTGAAATTGGCTGCATCTAGAAAAGTGAAAATCTATATTCTACTCGATGGTTTTGGTTCCTTATCCTTTCCAACAGAAATTAGCAATGAACTATCGAAAATGGGAATAGAGTTCAGAATTTTTTCTCCTTTTTTCTCCGCAAATTCTTTATACATTGGAAGAAGATTGCATCACAAAATAGTTGTTGCTGATGCCAAAAAAGTTCTAATTGGCGGTATCAATATTGCCGAAAAATACCACGGAACCCCGAATGAAATACCTTGGCTTGACTACGCTGTAGAAATCAATGATGACAAAATTGCAAAATCATTGCAAGAATTGTGCACTGACCTTTATTTAAAAAAAAGATTTATTCGCAGAAAAGAAATAAAATCGGTTTTTGGAACCTCAGGCGGAATGATGGTTAAAGTGCTTCAAAATGACTGGCTGAAGAGAAAAAATGAGGTTTTCAAAGCGTATATCAATAAAATTAGTACTGCCAAAAATGAAATTGTAATCGTGAGTAGTTATTTCCTTCCCGGAAAAAAATTGATAAACACCCTTAAAAATGCAGCACAAAATAAGGTTACCATCAAGTTAATTCTTTCAGGAGTATCCGATGTGCCTATGGCGAGACGAGCGAGCTGTCATTTGTATTCAAAACTTTTACGATCCAATATCGAATTATACGAATGGAAAAAATCGGTTTTGCACGGAAAAACAGCCGTGATTGATCAAAATTGGAGCACCATTGGTTCGTTTAACCTGAATAATTTAAGCTCGTATGCCAGTATCGAAATGAATGTAGCCATCGATTCGGAGGAATTTGCAAAGGATTATTTGACACATTTAACGGAGATTATCGCGCAATGCGAAAGAATTACTCCCGAAACGCTTACGTTGAAGTACGGTTTAGTTTCAAAATTAATCAATTGGCTTTCGTATTGGACCACTAGAACTATTGAAATAATGGTCACCTACTTACCGCAAAAAAGATTCAGAAGATTGTATTAG
- a CDS encoding TlpA family protein disulfide reductase, with product MKKILLLLIAVTSFSCSQAQKNSFSKEALSETLLSNDGKQVAFKNILKSHKGKTLVVEVWASWCGDCVKAMPKIKELQANNPTVDYVFISMDKTADKWKEGIAKHGIIGDHYMANDQMKGVFGKAIDLDWIPRYIIIDKTGKIVIYRAIETDFEKINAELKKLEAGS from the coding sequence ATGAAAAAAATACTTCTATTGCTTATAGCCGTTACAAGTTTCTCTTGTTCGCAAGCGCAAAAAAATTCTTTTTCTAAAGAAGCTTTATCAGAAACTTTATTGTCTAATGATGGCAAACAAGTCGCTTTCAAAAATATTCTAAAAAGTCACAAAGGCAAAACCCTTGTTGTTGAAGTTTGGGCATCTTGGTGCGGTGACTGTGTCAAAGCAATGCCGAAAATCAAAGAATTACAAGCCAATAATCCTACGGTAGATTATGTATTCATTTCGATGGACAAAACAGCCGACAAATGGAAAGAAGGAATCGCAAAACACGGAATCATCGGAGATCATTATATGGCTAATGACCAAATGAAAGGGGTTTTCGGAAAAGCAATAGACTTAGATTGGATTCCGAGATACATTATTATAGATAAAACGGGAAAAATAGTGATTTACAGAGCCATCGAAACCGATTTTGAAAAAATAAATGCTGAATTGAAGAAGTTGGAAGCGGGAAGCTAG
- the epsC gene encoding serine O-acetyltransferase EpsC, protein MIKDRTIQTIAALKNHSSINYGIKTMSEAFTEKLFYTLFDSNASLDESIDELEKLFKGISKISCKKPDALCDEIWRKFLEKLPFVLEKLNQDAIFILENDPASNSIEEVYLAYPGFHAIAIYRLSHELYLLDMLLFSRLMSEYAHRITGTDIHAGAEIASPFFIDHATGIVIGETTVIEENVKLYQGVTLGALSVSKDLKSTKRHPTVEKNVCIYANATILGGETTIGKNSIIGGNTWITKSIPAKSVVTNTTITEVKIKELK, encoded by the coding sequence GTGATTAAAGATCGAACTATACAAACAATTGCGGCCTTAAAAAATCATTCGTCTATCAATTATGGGATCAAGACAATGTCAGAAGCTTTTACTGAAAAACTGTTTTATACTCTTTTTGACTCCAATGCTTCGTTAGACGAGAGCATCGACGAACTTGAAAAATTATTTAAAGGCATTTCGAAAATTTCTTGTAAAAAACCTGACGCCTTGTGTGATGAAATTTGGAGGAAGTTCCTTGAGAAACTGCCTTTTGTTCTAGAAAAACTGAATCAAGACGCCATTTTTATTTTAGAAAATGACCCCGCTTCAAATAGTATTGAGGAAGTATATTTAGCGTACCCAGGATTTCATGCTATTGCCATTTATAGGCTCAGTCACGAATTATACTTACTAGACATGTTACTTTTTTCGAGATTGATGAGCGAGTATGCCCATCGGATAACCGGCACGGATATTCACGCAGGAGCAGAAATAGCTTCGCCATTTTTTATCGATCACGCTACAGGAATTGTTATCGGAGAAACCACGGTAATTGAAGAAAATGTAAAATTATACCAAGGGGTTACTTTAGGTGCATTAAGCGTGAGCAAAGACCTTAAAAGCACCAAAAGACATCCGACTGTCGAAAAAAATGTTTGCATTTATGCCAATGCTACCATTTTGGGAGGCGAGACAACCATTGGAAAAAATAGCATCATCGGAGGAAATACTTGGATTACAAAATCAATTCCAGCAAAATCTGTGGTGACAAATACCACTATAACCGAAGTAAAAATAAAAGAGCTAAAATAG
- a CDS encoding BT_3928 family protein has protein sequence MKTIITQFSRLFVGILFIISGLIKLNDPLGFSYKLDEYFSEPVFNMPFFVPYSLAIALFLVILEVVLGVMLLIGYKSKWTIWSLLLLVILFTFLTFYSAYFDVVKDCGCFGDALHLTPWQSFSKDLILLFFILILFFNQKLIKPLFSNKIQNILVLTSIILCSFMGYWVINHLPLKDFRPYKVGTNIRKSMEIPDSAPKSVVEMIFIYKVNGVDKEFTEKDLMNLPEGAEFVDRKDKIIVQGYVPPIHDFKLELNGEEQTDMILSKEKALLIVAYDLEKANVLGLQKINELHKKATAKGYYVGLLTGSSAEVIAKIKTQNNFDFDCLFCDATALKTIERANPSFVILNYGTVTQKVHYNDIEDLKL, from the coding sequence ATGAAAACCATCATCACCCAATTTTCCAGACTATTTGTCGGGATTTTATTTATTATTTCAGGATTAATAAAACTCAATGATCCTTTAGGATTTTCTTATAAACTGGACGAATATTTTAGTGAGCCTGTTTTCAATATGCCGTTTTTTGTGCCTTATTCATTGGCAATAGCCTTATTTTTGGTCATTCTTGAAGTGGTTTTAGGCGTCATGTTACTCATTGGTTACAAATCAAAATGGACGATTTGGAGTTTGTTGCTTTTGGTGATTCTATTCACTTTTTTAACTTTTTATTCCGCCTATTTTGATGTGGTAAAAGACTGCGGTTGCTTTGGCGATGCCTTACATTTAACTCCTTGGCAATCTTTTTCGAAAGACCTTATCTTATTATTTTTTATTCTAATTTTATTTTTCAATCAAAAACTTATTAAACCCTTATTTTCGAATAAAATTCAAAATATTTTGGTTCTAACAAGTATTATTTTGTGTTCTTTTATGGGATATTGGGTTATCAATCATTTGCCCTTGAAAGATTTTAGACCTTATAAAGTAGGCACCAACATCCGAAAATCAATGGAAATTCCTGATAGCGCTCCAAAAAGTGTCGTTGAAATGATTTTCATCTATAAAGTGAATGGCGTTGACAAAGAATTTACCGAAAAAGATTTGATGAATCTTCCTGAAGGTGCCGAATTTGTCGATAGAAAAGACAAAATTATTGTACAAGGCTATGTCCCCCCTATTCACGATTTCAAACTAGAATTAAACGGAGAAGAGCAAACCGATATGATTTTATCTAAAGAAAAAGCACTGCTAATTGTAGCGTATGATTTAGAAAAAGCAAATGTTCTTGGATTGCAAAAAATAAATGAATTACACAAAAAAGCAACTGCAAAAGGATATTATGTTGGCCTACTAACAGGCTCTTCGGCAGAAGTAATCGCAAAGATTAAAACTCAAAATAACTTTGATTTTGACTGCCTATTTTGCGATGCAACCGCTTTGAAAACGATCGAAAGAGCGAATCCTAGCTTCGTTATTCTGAATTACGGAACCGTAACACAAAAAGTACATTACAACGACATCGAAGATTTGAAACTATAA
- a CDS encoding cysteine desulfurase family protein, producing MKKVYLDNASTTQLRPEVVREMTKVLAEDFGNPSSTHSFGRNAKSVLELSRKSIAKILNVSAQEIVFTSCGTEANNWILRSAVRDLKVKRIVLSKIEHHAVLHTVEHLQKEFEIQVDYVSVKPNGEIDLTDLVDLLSQDIKTLVSLMHVNNEIGTVLNIEKVGRICEQNNALFHSDMVQSVGKLVIDLKTTSIDFMVASAHKFHGPKGIGFAFIKKNSGLQPLFFGGEQEKGLRPGTEAVHQIVGMAKALELSDANLATERNHIQGLKNYLIAQLEIEFPAFAINGTLDGIDTILNVLLPFPDTKTSMILFNLDMKGIAVSRGSACQSGSIKPSHVLAEMLSKEDLKKPSLRISFSHYNTKDDIDLFVAALKTI from the coding sequence ATGAAAAAAGTATATCTCGATAATGCCTCAACTACTCAACTTCGGCCGGAAGTGGTTCGCGAAATGACGAAAGTTTTGGCGGAAGATTTTGGAAATCCATCCTCAACGCATAGTTTTGGACGAAATGCTAAAAGTGTTTTAGAGCTGTCCAGAAAGTCGATTGCCAAGATTTTGAATGTGTCAGCTCAAGAAATTGTCTTTACTTCTTGTGGAACCGAAGCCAATAATTGGATTCTTCGCTCTGCCGTTCGGGATTTGAAAGTTAAAAGAATAGTTTTAAGTAAAATAGAGCATCACGCTGTTTTACATACCGTTGAGCATTTGCAAAAAGAATTTGAAATCCAAGTGGATTATGTTTCAGTAAAGCCAAATGGAGAAATCGATTTGACTGATTTGGTCGATTTGCTTTCGCAAGATATCAAAACTTTGGTGAGCTTAATGCACGTCAATAATGAAATTGGAACGGTCTTGAATATTGAAAAAGTGGGTCGGATTTGTGAACAAAACAATGCCCTTTTTCATTCGGATATGGTGCAATCTGTCGGTAAGTTGGTAATAGATTTAAAAACAACATCCATTGATTTTATGGTGGCGAGTGCGCACAAATTTCACGGACCCAAAGGAATTGGATTTGCATTTATTAAGAAAAATTCAGGTTTGCAACCCTTGTTTTTCGGTGGTGAACAAGAGAAAGGCTTGCGTCCCGGCACCGAAGCTGTACATCAAATAGTGGGAATGGCCAAGGCTTTGGAACTTTCGGATGCTAATTTGGCAACCGAAAGAAATCACATTCAGGGATTGAAAAATTATTTAATTGCTCAACTGGAAATTGAATTTCCTGCCTTTGCAATCAATGGAACTTTGGATGGAATTGATACTATTTTGAATGTTTTATTGCCTTTTCCTGATACCAAAACTTCGATGATTTTATTTAATTTAGATATGAAAGGAATTGCGGTTTCTCGTGGTAGCGCTTGTCAATCGGGGAGTATAAAGCCGTCTCACGTATTGGCTGAAATGCTTTCGAAAGAAGATTTGAAAAAACCAAGTTTACGCATTTCTTTCAGTCATTACAATACTAAAGATGATATCGATTTGTTTGTCGCAGCTTTGAAAACCATTTAA